One part of the Tolypothrix sp. NIES-4075 genome encodes these proteins:
- the rplP gene encoding 50S ribosomal protein L16: MLSPRRTKFRKQQRGRMSGVATRGSSLNFGDFALQAQEPAWITSRQIEASRRAMTRYIRRGGKIWIRIFPDKPVTMRPAETRMGSGKGSPEFWVAVVKPGRILFEIAGVNEEIAREAMRLAAFKLPIKTKFISRSESEPQE; encoded by the coding sequence ATGTTAAGTCCTAGAAGAACTAAATTCCGCAAACAACAACGCGGACGGATGAGCGGTGTAGCTACCCGTGGTAGCAGCCTGAACTTTGGCGATTTTGCCCTCCAAGCACAAGAACCAGCTTGGATCACCTCCCGGCAAATAGAGGCTTCGCGTCGAGCAATGACTCGTTATATCCGCCGGGGTGGTAAAATCTGGATTCGTATTTTCCCAGACAAACCTGTAACCATGCGTCCCGCAGAAACCCGGATGGGTTCTGGTAAAGGTTCGCCTGAGTTTTGGGTAGCAGTAGTCAAGCCAGGACGAATTTTATTTGAAATTGCTGGCGTTAATGAAGAAATCGCTCGCGAAGCCATGCGCTTGGCAGCTTTTAAGTTACCAATTAAAACTAAGTTCATTTCACGCTCCGAGTCGGAGCCGCAGGAGTAA
- the rplF gene encoding 50S ribosomal protein L6: protein MSRIGKRPITVPAKVQITIDGTKVVVKGPKGELSRDLPTNVIVSQEGEILQVNRRDDSRTSRQLHGLCRTLVANMVEGVSTGFQRRLEIQGVGYRAQVQGRNLILNMGYSHQIQIAPPEGIQFAVEGTTNVIVSGYDKEIVGNTAAKIREVRRPEPYKGKGIRYAGEVVRRKAGKTGKGKK from the coding sequence ATGTCTCGAATTGGTAAACGTCCAATTACAGTCCCCGCCAAAGTACAAATAACAATTGACGGCACAAAAGTTGTGGTCAAAGGTCCCAAAGGTGAACTTTCTCGCGACCTTCCGACTAATGTGATTGTCTCCCAAGAAGGGGAAATATTACAAGTAAACCGGCGCGATGATTCCCGCACATCTCGGCAGCTACACGGTTTATGCCGTACCTTAGTTGCCAACATGGTAGAAGGAGTTTCCACAGGTTTTCAACGTCGGTTGGAAATTCAAGGGGTAGGTTATAGGGCACAAGTTCAAGGTCGTAACCTCATTTTGAATATGGGTTATAGCCATCAAATCCAAATTGCCCCACCAGAGGGAATTCAGTTTGCAGTTGAAGGTACTACTAACGTCATCGTTAGCGGGTATGACAAAGAAATAGTAGGCAACACCGCAGCGAAAATTCGCGAAGTTCGCCGACCAGAACCTTATAAAGGTAAAGGTATTCGCTACGCTGGTGAAGTGGTTAGACGTAAAGCTGGTAAGACTGGTAAAGGTAAGAAGTAA
- the rplV gene encoding 50S ribosomal protein L22: MATDTKEVKAIARFVRMSPFKVRRVLDQIRGRSYREALIILEFMPYRACEPVLKLIRSAAANAEHNAGLDRAQLVITQAYADQGPVLKRFQPRAQGRAYQIRKPTCHITVAVATGAAE; this comes from the coding sequence ATGGCAACTGATACTAAAGAAGTAAAAGCGATCGCCCGTTTTGTACGCATGTCTCCCTTTAAAGTGCGTCGCGTACTCGATCAAATTCGCGGCAGATCCTATCGAGAAGCGCTGATTATCCTGGAATTCATGCCCTATCGTGCCTGCGAACCAGTATTAAAGCTGATTAGAAGCGCAGCCGCTAATGCCGAGCATAACGCTGGGCTAGATCGCGCTCAATTGGTAATTACTCAAGCATACGCCGATCAAGGTCCAGTCCTGAAACGGTTCCAACCAAGAGCGCAAGGTCGAGCTTACCAAATTCGCAAGCCGACATGTCACATCACAGTAGCAGTTGCTACTGGTGCGGCTGAATAA
- the rpmC gene encoding 50S ribosomal protein L29, producing MPLPKISEARELSDEKLSDEILAVKKQLFQLRLQKATRQLEKPHQFKHARHRLAQLLTVETERKQKATELVKEEK from the coding sequence ATGCCTCTGCCTAAGATTTCAGAAGCAAGAGAATTAAGTGACGAAAAACTGTCTGATGAAATTCTTGCTGTGAAAAAGCAATTATTTCAATTGCGTTTGCAAAAAGCAACCAGACAATTAGAAAAACCCCATCAATTCAAACATGCTCGACACCGTTTAGCCCAGTTGCTGACAGTAGAGACAGAGCGCAAACAAAAAGCAACTGAATTGGTTAAAGAAGAAAAGTAG
- the rpsH gene encoding 30S ribosomal protein S8, translating to MAANDTIADMLTRIRNATMARHQTTLVPATKTTRSIAKVLREEGFISEYEEAEDGVKRNLVIALKYKGKNRQPLITALKRVSKPGLRVYSNKKELPRVLGGIGIAIISTSSGIMTDREARRQNLGGEVLCYVW from the coding sequence ATGGCGGCTAACGACACAATTGCAGATATGCTGACGCGCATCCGCAATGCTACTATGGCAAGGCATCAAACAACACTAGTGCCAGCGACAAAAACGACCCGTAGTATTGCTAAAGTGCTTCGTGAAGAAGGCTTTATTTCCGAATACGAAGAAGCCGAAGATGGAGTAAAGCGTAACTTGGTGATTGCCTTGAAATACAAGGGGAAAAATCGCCAGCCTTTAATCACTGCCTTAAAGCGGGTAAGCAAACCAGGCTTGCGGGTTTACTCCAACAAAAAAGAATTACCACGGGTATTAGGTGGTATTGGCATTGCGATTATTTCTACATCCAGTGGCATCATGACCGATCGCGAAGCGCGACGTCAGAACTTGGGTGGTGAAGTGCTTTGCTACGTTTGGTAA
- a CDS encoding NAD(P)H-quinone oxidoreductase subunit N, with the protein MALITTGKPLIRDLEKFGALGVYVPLEGGFEGRYQRRLRAAGYACLHITARGLGDVAAYLTGVHGIRPPHLGKKTTPNGAAVGFVYYVPPVVNYQLEQLPPKSKGLVLWIIEGHILSNQEVEYLASLPSIEPRVKVILERGGDRFFRWTPLEKTLLAS; encoded by the coding sequence ATGGCACTAATAACCACTGGCAAACCTTTAATTCGCGACCTGGAAAAATTTGGCGCTCTTGGCGTGTACGTACCTCTGGAAGGGGGTTTTGAAGGTCGGTATCAACGCCGACTGCGTGCAGCTGGTTATGCCTGCCTGCATATTACCGCAAGAGGACTGGGCGATGTAGCTGCTTATTTGACAGGAGTTCATGGAATCAGACCTCCTCACCTGGGTAAAAAAACTACCCCTAATGGTGCGGCAGTAGGTTTTGTCTACTATGTACCCCCAGTTGTCAACTATCAGCTAGAACAGCTACCACCAAAATCAAAGGGTCTAGTGTTGTGGATTATTGAAGGGCATATTCTTTCCAATCAGGAAGTTGAATATTTAGCGTCTTTGCCTAGTATAGAACCACGGGTAAAAGTTATTCTCGAAAGAGGAGGCGATCGCTTCTTCCGGTGGACACCTCTGGAGAAAACACTTTTAGCTAGTTAA
- a CDS encoding 50S ribosomal protein L23 codes for MPNFDPRYLPDLVRRPIVTEKATIAMEQNKYTFEVIPKATKPEIKAAIENLFNVKVVKVNTSRPPRKKRRVGKFIGYKPQYKKAIVTVASGDEDKIRQVLFPEV; via the coding sequence GTGCCTAACTTTGACCCCCGTTATCTGCCCGACTTAGTGCGTCGCCCAATTGTCACCGAGAAAGCGACCATTGCAATGGAGCAGAATAAATACACTTTTGAAGTAATTCCTAAAGCAACCAAGCCAGAAATCAAAGCCGCAATTGAAAACTTGTTTAATGTCAAGGTTGTCAAAGTGAATACCTCAAGACCACCTCGCAAAAAACGGCGCGTTGGTAAATTTATTGGTTACAAACCCCAATACAAAAAAGCCATTGTCACAGTGGCATCTGGGGACGAAGACAAGATTAGACAAGTTCTATTCCCAGAAGTGTAA
- the rpsS gene encoding 30S ribosomal protein S19, with the protein MGRSLKKGPFVADHLLKKIEKLDAINRKEVIKTWSRASTILPQMVGHTIAVHNGRQHVPVFVSDQMVGHKLGEFAPTRTYRGHGKSDKKAGR; encoded by the coding sequence ATGGGTCGTTCTCTAAAAAAAGGTCCCTTCGTTGCGGATCATTTACTCAAGAAAATTGAAAAGCTCGACGCAATCAACAGAAAAGAAGTTATTAAAACTTGGTCGCGAGCTTCAACAATTTTGCCTCAAATGGTAGGACATACCATCGCCGTTCACAACGGACGCCAACATGTGCCAGTTTTTGTCAGTGACCAAATGGTAGGACACAAATTGGGTGAATTTGCCCCGACACGCACATACAGGGGTCATGGAAAAAGTGATAAAAAAGCAGGGAGATAG
- the rpsC gene encoding 30S ribosomal protein S3: MGQKIHPVGFRLGITQEHQSRWFAVPDRYPELLQEDYKLRNYIDQKLGRYAQNNAGISEVRIERKADQIDLEVRTARPGVVVGRGGQGIEALRTGLQDLLGGNRQIRINVVEVQRVDADAYLIAEYIAQQLERRVSFRRVVRQAIQRAQRAGVQGIKVQVGGRLNGAEIARTESTRDGKVPLHTLRADIDYSCCTAKTIYGILGIKVWVFKGEIIPGQEEAPSQPTTRDREPRRRQQQRRRQQFEDRSNEG, translated from the coding sequence GTGGGACAAAAAATTCATCCAGTCGGTTTTCGACTGGGTATTACTCAAGAACACCAATCACGTTGGTTTGCCGTTCCTGACCGTTATCCAGAACTTCTTCAAGAAGACTATAAACTCCGCAACTACATAGACCAAAAGCTGGGTAGATACGCTCAAAACAACGCCGGCATTTCTGAAGTGCGAATTGAGCGCAAAGCAGACCAAATCGACTTAGAAGTACGCACGGCTCGACCGGGTGTAGTTGTAGGTCGAGGTGGACAAGGTATTGAAGCATTGCGTACCGGACTTCAAGATTTGTTAGGCGGCAATCGCCAAATTCGCATTAACGTAGTTGAAGTACAACGAGTTGATGCCGATGCTTATTTAATTGCGGAATACATCGCTCAACAATTGGAACGCCGCGTTTCCTTCCGTCGGGTAGTGCGTCAAGCCATCCAACGCGCTCAACGTGCTGGTGTGCAAGGCATTAAAGTTCAAGTTGGCGGTCGGCTCAACGGTGCGGAAATTGCCCGGACAGAATCGACTCGTGATGGGAAAGTACCTCTACATACCTTACGGGCTGATATTGATTACTCTTGCTGTACTGCAAAAACTATTTACGGTATTCTCGGTATCAAAGTGTGGGTGTTTAAGGGAGAAATCATTCCCGGACAGGAAGAAGCTCCTTCCCAACCAACAACACGCGATCGCGAACCTCGTCGTCGTCAACAACAACGCCGTCGCCAACAATTTGAAGATCGTTCAAATGAAGGGTAA
- the rplE gene encoding 50S ribosomal protein L5 produces MATTRLKNLYRETIVPKLMNQFQYTNVHQVPKLLKITVNRGLGEAASNAKALEASLSEIAVITGQKPVVTRAKKAIAGFKIRQGMPVGIMVTLRGERMYAFIDRLISLSLPRIRDFRGISPKSFDGRGNYTLGVREQLIFPEVEYDSIDQVRGMDISIITSAKNDEEGRALLKEMGMPFRDQ; encoded by the coding sequence ATGGCGACAACAAGACTCAAAAATTTATACCGAGAAACCATCGTCCCCAAACTGATGAATCAGTTTCAATACACCAACGTTCATCAGGTACCGAAGTTACTAAAAATCACCGTGAATCGGGGATTGGGGGAAGCGGCTTCCAACGCGAAAGCATTAGAAGCCTCATTAAGTGAAATTGCTGTGATCACAGGTCAAAAACCGGTAGTTACACGAGCGAAAAAGGCGATCGCTGGCTTCAAAATTCGTCAAGGAATGCCTGTTGGGATCATGGTGACACTTAGAGGCGAACGAATGTACGCCTTTATCGACCGACTGATCAGCCTTTCTTTGCCTAGAATTAGAGACTTTCGCGGCATTAGTCCTAAAAGCTTTGATGGTCGGGGAAATTACACTCTCGGTGTAAGAGAACAGCTAATTTTTCCAGAAGTCGAGTACGACAGCATCGATCAAGTACGTGGTATGGATATTTCCATCATCACCAGCGCAAAAAATGACGAAGAAGGACGCGCTTTACTCAAAGAAATGGGAATGCCCTTTCGCGATCAATAA
- the rpsQ gene encoding 30S ribosomal protein S17, which translates to MAVKERVGLVVSDKMQKTVVVAIENRAPHPKYGKIVVNTQRYKVHDEENKCKVGDRVRIQETRPLSKTKRWQVTEILNTKATT; encoded by the coding sequence ATGGCAGTCAAAGAACGAGTAGGTTTGGTAGTGAGCGACAAAATGCAGAAAACAGTGGTAGTCGCCATTGAAAACCGCGCTCCTCACCCCAAATACGGCAAAATTGTAGTCAATACCCAGCGCTATAAAGTCCACGACGAAGAAAACAAATGTAAAGTGGGCGATCGCGTTCGCATTCAGGAAACTCGACCCCTGAGCAAAACCAAGCGCTGGCAAGTCACAGAAATCCTCAACACTAAAGCTACAACGTAA
- the rplN gene encoding 50S ribosomal protein L14: protein MIQSQTYLNVADNSGARKLMCIRVLGGGGGNRRYGGVGDKIIAVVKDAIPNMAVKKSDVVEAVIVRTRKAMNRDSGMSIRFDDNAAVIINKDGNPRGTRVFGPVARELREKNFTKIVSLAPEVL from the coding sequence GTGATTCAATCCCAGACCTACCTCAATGTCGCAGATAATAGCGGTGCCCGTAAATTAATGTGCATCCGTGTATTAGGCGGTGGTGGAGGAAACCGCCGTTATGGCGGCGTAGGCGATAAAATTATCGCCGTTGTTAAAGATGCCATTCCTAACATGGCAGTAAAAAAATCTGATGTCGTGGAAGCGGTGATTGTCCGCACCCGCAAAGCCATGAACCGTGATAGCGGTATGAGTATCCGCTTTGACGACAACGCCGCAGTAATCATCAACAAAGATGGTAATCCAAGAGGTACGCGGGTTTTCGGACCAGTGGCACGGGAATTGCGCGAGAAAAACTTTACCAAAATCGTTTCTTTGGCTCCGGAGGTGCTGTAA
- a CDS encoding ABC transporter permease, with translation MTSTRPRLLNKSFKISQIQILLADSLTIFWGEWLDLRVRIPQLATSGLISPLVYILAFGFGLGGSIKPGVGISGDYKNYLEFILPGMVALSSMTVSFVGTTFSICGERLFTKSFEELLLVPVHPLALHIGKMLAGVMRGLLTSLGVILVALLFTGNWRFLHPLFLLLLVLSCAVFSGLGVIVGLSVRSLEAVGLYNNFLIIPMSFLGGTFFDPNTLPAALKVVVYLLPLTYATLGLRAAAYLPLSQFPWYSIPILLVMAIALSLWGAYIFAHQQD, from the coding sequence GTGACATCTACAAGACCGCGACTGCTGAACAAAAGCTTCAAAATCTCACAAATTCAAATCCTTCTCGCTGATAGTCTGACTATTTTTTGGGGAGAATGGCTGGATTTACGTGTTAGAATTCCACAACTTGCTACATCAGGATTGATATCTCCACTGGTATACATTCTGGCTTTTGGCTTTGGTTTGGGAGGTTCAATTAAACCAGGGGTAGGAATTAGTGGTGATTATAAGAACTACTTAGAATTCATTTTGCCAGGGATGGTGGCGCTGTCGTCGATGACAGTCAGTTTTGTGGGGACGACGTTTTCGATTTGCGGTGAGAGACTGTTTACCAAAAGCTTTGAGGAATTGTTGCTTGTCCCCGTGCATCCTTTAGCTTTGCATATTGGTAAAATGCTGGCAGGAGTCATGCGGGGGTTGTTGACTTCCCTTGGTGTAATTTTGGTAGCGTTGCTGTTTACTGGTAATTGGCGTTTTCTGCACCCGTTGTTTTTGTTATTGTTAGTGCTGAGTTGTGCAGTTTTTTCTGGGTTGGGGGTAATTGTCGGGTTAAGTGTGCGATCGCTTGAAGCTGTCGGACTCTACAACAACTTTCTCATCATCCCCATGTCCTTTCTGGGAGGGACTTTCTTTGACCCAAATACATTACCCGCAGCTTTAAAAGTTGTAGTTTATTTATTACCGCTTACTTATGCCACTTTAGGACTGCGTGCGGCTGCTTATTTGCCATTGTCGCAGTTTCCTTGGTACAGCATACCGATTTTATTAGTGATGGCGATCGCTCTTTCTCTTTGGGGTGCTTACATTTTTGCTCACCAACAAGATTAA
- the rplB gene encoding 50S ribosomal protein L2 — protein sequence MGTRSYRPYTPSTRQVTISDFAEITKTEPEKSLTTYEHRPKGRNNQGRITSRRRGGGHKQLYRIIDFKRDKRNIPAKVEAIEYDPNRNARIALLFYQDGEKRYILHPNGLKVGTTVIAGPDAPFEDGNALPLSNIPLGTSVHNVELTPGKGGQIVRSAGATAQVVAKEGNYVTIKLPSGEVRMIRRECYATIGQVGNTDARNLSAGKAGRNRWKGRRPKVRGSVMNPVDHPHGGGEGRAPIGRSGPVTPWGKPTLGMKTRKRKKPSSKLIVRRRRKSSKRGRGGRES from the coding sequence ATGGGTACTCGTTCTTATCGCCCTTATACCCCCAGTACTCGCCAAGTTACTATCTCCGACTTTGCGGAAATTACCAAAACCGAGCCGGAAAAGTCTTTAACGACATACGAGCATCGCCCGAAAGGTCGGAACAACCAAGGGCGAATTACTAGTCGTCGGCGGGGTGGCGGACACAAACAACTTTACCGGATTATCGACTTTAAACGCGATAAACGGAATATTCCCGCGAAAGTCGAAGCGATTGAGTACGATCCCAACCGCAACGCCCGGATCGCCCTTTTGTTTTACCAAGACGGCGAAAAACGCTACATTCTTCATCCCAACGGCTTGAAAGTCGGGACAACAGTTATTGCTGGACCTGATGCGCCTTTTGAAGATGGTAACGCCTTACCATTGTCGAATATTCCCTTGGGTACTAGCGTTCACAACGTAGAATTGACCCCAGGAAAAGGCGGTCAAATCGTTCGTTCCGCCGGTGCTACCGCTCAAGTTGTCGCCAAAGAAGGAAATTACGTAACCATCAAACTGCCTTCTGGTGAAGTCCGAATGATTCGGCGCGAATGCTACGCCACCATCGGACAAGTTGGTAACACCGATGCCAGAAACCTGAGTGCAGGTAAAGCAGGAAGAAACCGCTGGAAAGGTCGCCGTCCGAAAGTTAGAGGTAGCGTCATGAACCCAGTGGATCACCCACACGGCGGTGGTGAAGGTCGCGCTCCCATTGGTAGATCCGGTCCTGTGACACCTTGGGGTAAACCTACCTTGGGTATGAAGACACGCAAGCGCAAAAAACCAAGTAGCAAATTAATTGTACGTCGTCGTCGTAAGTCTTCTAAACGCGGACGCGGCGGACGCGAGTCTTAA
- the rplD gene encoding 50S ribosomal protein L4, which produces MTFECVVKNWQGEQIGEKSFDLRVAKEETASHIVHRALVRQMTNARQGTASTKTRAEVRGGGRKPWRQKGTGRARAGSIRSPLWRGGGVIFGPKPRDYDLKMNRKERRLALRTAFASRIDDLIVVEEFGNEFQRPKTKELVQAIARWGSQPESNTLLILSERTENVYLSARNIEKLKLIAADQLNIYDLLHADKIVITAPALEKIQEVYSA; this is translated from the coding sequence ATGACATTTGAGTGTGTAGTCAAAAATTGGCAAGGAGAACAAATCGGAGAAAAAAGCTTCGACTTGCGAGTTGCCAAAGAAGAAACGGCGTCTCATATTGTGCATAGAGCCTTAGTGAGACAGATGACCAATGCTCGCCAGGGAACTGCTAGTACAAAAACCCGTGCAGAAGTTAGAGGTGGTGGTCGCAAACCGTGGCGGCAAAAAGGTACAGGAAGAGCGCGTGCAGGTTCAATTCGTTCACCTTTGTGGCGTGGTGGTGGTGTAATCTTTGGACCAAAGCCCAGAGATTATGACCTGAAGATGAACCGCAAAGAGCGGCGTTTGGCATTGAGGACAGCGTTTGCCAGTCGGATTGACGATTTGATTGTAGTAGAAGAATTTGGCAACGAGTTTCAACGCCCGAAAACCAAAGAATTGGTACAAGCGATCGCGCGTTGGGGTTCACAACCAGAAAGCAATACACTTTTAATCTTGTCGGAACGCACCGAAAACGTTTATTTGTCAGCTCGCAACATCGAAAAATTAAAGTTAATTGCCGCTGACCAACTAAACATTTACGACTTGCTGCACGCTGACAAAATTGTAATTACAGCACCAGCCTTAGAAAAAATTCAGGAGGTCTACAGTGCCTAA
- a CDS encoding DUF3172 domain-containing protein → MRRKSTGRTVTDSKPTAFSPAFNFTTMAILAGVFILGIGIGIAFSSTTTLTPSNVASREFIDTKAPNPEICVQYGASAMVMDARLFVTLNPFNVYVAQPSMRPGCVIRQNNWALLEQRKLVSSQQVNECKNRLNTFGFTGNLDSEKPDIRCIYQNEAAQNFFISQPGAVSQPQETDRF, encoded by the coding sequence ATGAGACGTAAATCTACTGGTAGAACAGTTACCGATTCTAAACCAACAGCTTTTTCTCCTGCGTTTAATTTCACCACTATGGCGATTTTGGCGGGGGTGTTTATTTTGGGAATTGGGATTGGTATTGCTTTTAGCTCTACAACCACGTTGACTCCATCAAACGTGGCTTCCCGCGAATTTATCGACACCAAAGCACCAAACCCTGAGATTTGCGTGCAGTATGGAGCTAGCGCTATGGTGATGGACGCTAGACTTTTCGTGACTCTCAACCCGTTTAATGTCTACGTTGCCCAACCGAGTATGCGTCCTGGATGCGTTATCCGCCAAAATAACTGGGCACTTTTAGAGCAACGAAAACTCGTATCATCGCAGCAGGTAAATGAATGCAAAAATCGCCTGAACACTTTTGGTTTTACGGGTAATTTAGATAGTGAAAAACCTGATATCAGGTGTATTTACCAAAATGAAGCTGCTCAAAACTTCTTTATCAGTCAACCGGGAGCAGTCTCACAACCACAGGAAACTGACAGATTCTAA
- a CDS encoding GNAT family N-acetyltransferase: MLIRSATSDDVPKILPMVAKICALHENWDTAKYGFLPHPEQRYEKWLTRLASSSDRVVFLVAEDEGKLGGFLVATVEREVPIYRLEEYAFIHDIWVEPEYRKNGVARQMVMLCVERFKEMKVQQIRLDTAAVNEAARRLFTSCGFRISNIEMLKEL; encoded by the coding sequence ATGCTAATTCGTAGCGCCACATCAGACGATGTACCCAAAATTTTACCAATGGTTGCTAAAATTTGCGCCTTGCATGAAAATTGGGACACTGCTAAGTATGGATTTTTGCCTCATCCAGAACAGCGTTATGAAAAATGGTTGACGCGGTTGGCTAGTAGTAGCGATCGCGTCGTGTTCTTAGTAGCGGAAGATGAAGGTAAATTAGGCGGCTTTTTGGTAGCGACAGTTGAGCGAGAAGTACCAATTTACCGTTTAGAAGAATATGCTTTTATTCACGATATCTGGGTTGAGCCAGAATATCGCAAAAACGGAGTGGCACGACAAATGGTGATGTTGTGCGTCGAACGCTTCAAAGAAATGAAAGTTCAGCAAATTCGGCTTGATACCGCAGCAGTCAACGAAGCAGCGCGACGATTATTTACATCCTGCGGTTTTCGCATCAGCAATATAGAAATGCTCAAAGAGTTGTAG
- the rplX gene encoding 50S ribosomal protein L24, with protein sequence MAKQPKPKVFHKMHVKTGDTVQVIAGKDKGKVGEIVKALPQVSQVIVKGVNIKTKHVKPQAEGESGRILTQEFPIHSSNVMLYSTKQNVASRICYTTTQEGKKVRMLKKTGEILDK encoded by the coding sequence ATGGCAAAACAGCCGAAACCTAAAGTTTTTCATAAAATGCACGTCAAAACTGGCGACACCGTGCAAGTAATTGCCGGCAAAGACAAAGGCAAAGTTGGTGAAATAGTCAAAGCCCTTCCCCAAGTTAGCCAAGTCATTGTTAAAGGTGTCAACATTAAAACTAAGCACGTCAAACCCCAAGCCGAAGGCGAATCGGGACGCATTCTTACCCAAGAATTCCCTATTCATAGTTCCAACGTAATGCTTTATTCTACTAAGCAAAACGTTGCTAGTCGCATCTGCTACACCACAACCCAAGAAGGGAAGAAGGTACGGATGTTGAAAAAAACCGGCGAGATACTTGATAAATAG
- the rplC gene encoding 50S ribosomal protein L3 — MSVGILGTKLGMTQIFDEAGVSIPVTVVQAGPCTVTQVKTKQTDGYSAIQVGYREVKPKALNKPLLGHLAKSEALALRHLREYHIENASEYSLGQQITADIFSAGQIVDISGKSIGRGFAGNQKRNNFGRGPMSHGSKNHRAPGSIGAGTTPGRVYPGKRMAGRLGGKRITIRKLTVVRVDPERNLLLIKGAIPGKPGALISIIPAKKVGN, encoded by the coding sequence GTGTCTGTAGGCATTCTCGGCACCAAACTGGGCATGACCCAAATATTTGACGAAGCAGGAGTATCCATTCCTGTCACCGTCGTCCAAGCGGGACCATGCACGGTAACACAAGTAAAAACAAAACAGACCGACGGTTACTCTGCCATTCAAGTTGGCTATCGTGAAGTGAAGCCAAAGGCTTTAAACAAGCCTTTGCTGGGACATCTGGCAAAATCAGAGGCTCTAGCATTGCGTCACTTACGGGAATATCACATTGAGAACGCTAGTGAGTATTCTTTAGGTCAACAGATTACGGCAGATATTTTTAGTGCAGGTCAAATTGTAGATATAAGCGGTAAAAGTATCGGTCGCGGTTTCGCGGGGAACCAGAAACGAAACAACTTTGGTCGTGGACCTATGTCACACGGTTCCAAAAACCATAGAGCACCTGGTTCGATTGGTGCGGGTACAACACCCGGTCGTGTCTATCCAGGTAAGCGGATGGCAGGACGTTTGGGCGGAAAGCGCATCACAATTCGCAAGCTGACTGTAGTGCGAGTAGACCCAGAGCGTAACTTATTGCTAATTAAGGGAGCTATTCCTGGTAAGCCCGGAGCATTGATAAGTATTATTCCAGCTAAAAAAGTTGGTAACTAG